One region of Gammaproteobacteria bacterium genomic DNA includes:
- a CDS encoding cytochrome c oxidase assembly protein has product MFGFGFAMVPFYDVFCDITGLNGKTAATAAQARDYTIDTDRTVTVEFIANLNENLPWDFRPEVAHMEVHPGKAYTTRFYARNRTAGTMLGHAVPSVTPGLAARHFQKTECFCFTEQRFDGGEGRWMPVRFVLDPELPEKYAVVTLSYTFFDSGAATPAQARFERLGTDSGADSGAP; this is encoded by the coding sequence ATGTTCGGCTTCGGTTTCGCGATGGTGCCATTCTATGACGTCTTCTGCGACATCACCGGCCTGAATGGCAAAACCGCCGCAACGGCCGCGCAGGCGCGGGATTACACGATCGACACCGATCGCACCGTGACGGTGGAGTTCATCGCCAACCTCAATGAGAACCTTCCCTGGGACTTCCGCCCGGAGGTGGCCCATATGGAGGTGCATCCGGGCAAGGCCTATACCACTCGCTTCTACGCCCGCAACCGCACCGCCGGCACCATGCTCGGCCATGCCGTGCCCAGCGTCACCCCCGGGCTCGCGGCCCGTCACTTCCAGAAGACCGAGTGCTTCTGCTTCACGGAACAACGCTTCGACGGCGGGGAGGGGCGCTGGATGCCGGTACGCTTTGTGCTCGATCCGGAACTGCCCGAGAAGTACGCGGTGGTGACCCTGTCCTACACCTTCTTCGATTCGGGCGCGGCGACGCCCGCACAGGCCCGGTTCGAGCGCCTGGGTACCGACAGTGGGGCCGACAGTGGGGCGCCTTAG
- the ctaD gene encoding cytochrome c oxidase subunit I translates to MSTAAAVHDAHGHAPARGLSRWLFTTNHKDIGTLYLLFSLLMFFVGGSMAMVIRAELFQPGLQVVEPMFFNSMTTMHGLVMIFGAIMPAFVGLANWLIPMMIGAPDMALPRMNNWSFWILPFAFAILLSTLFMAGGGPAGGWTMYPPLMLQTGNAFPFVIFAIHLMGISSVMGAINIVVTILNMRAPGMTLMKMPMFVWSWLITAYLLIAVMPVLAGAVTMLLTDKFFGTSFFAAGGGGDPVMYQHIFWFFGHPEVYIMILPAFGIVSQIIPTFARKPLFGYSSMVYAIASIAFLSFLVWAHHMFTVGMPLAGELFFMYATMLIAVPTGVKVFNWVSTMWRGSMTFETPMLFALAFVVLFTIGGFSGVMLALVPADFQYQDTYFVVAHFHYVLVTGALFAIMAAAYYWLPKWTGHRYNETLGKWHFWMSAIFVNVLFFPQHFLGLAGMPRRIPDYSIQFAEFNMLSSLGGFAFGLTQLLFVYIVIQTIRGGVKATDQVWEGAEGLEWTLSSPPPYHSFTTAPDVK, encoded by the coding sequence ATGAGTACTGCAGCAGCTGTACATGATGCACACGGGCACGCGCCGGCCAGAGGCCTGTCCCGCTGGCTGTTCACGACCAACCACAAGGACATCGGCACGCTGTATCTGCTGTTCTCGCTCCTGATGTTCTTCGTCGGCGGCAGCATGGCGATGGTCATCCGTGCCGAACTGTTCCAGCCGGGTCTGCAGGTGGTCGAACCGATGTTCTTCAATTCCATGACCACCATGCACGGGCTGGTCATGATCTTCGGTGCGATCATGCCGGCGTTCGTGGGTCTGGCCAACTGGCTCATCCCGATGATGATCGGTGCGCCGGACATGGCGCTCCCGCGTATGAACAACTGGTCGTTCTGGATCCTGCCATTCGCCTTCGCGATCCTGCTGTCGACGTTGTTCATGGCCGGCGGCGGGCCGGCCGGTGGCTGGACCATGTACCCGCCGCTGATGCTGCAGACCGGAAATGCCTTCCCGTTCGTGATCTTTGCCATTCATTTGATGGGCATCTCGTCGGTCATGGGGGCGATCAATATCGTCGTCACCATCCTCAATATGCGTGCACCCGGCATGACGCTGATGAAGATGCCGATGTTCGTGTGGAGCTGGCTGATCACGGCCTATCTGCTGATTGCGGTGATGCCGGTGCTGGCGGGCGCGGTGACCATGCTGCTCACGGACAAGTTCTTCGGGACCAGCTTCTTCGCGGCCGGGGGGGGTGGCGACCCGGTGATGTATCAGCACATCTTCTGGTTTTTCGGGCACCCCGAGGTTTACATCATGATCCTGCCGGCTTTCGGCATCGTGTCGCAGATCATCCCGACCTTCGCACGCAAGCCACTGTTCGGCTACAGCTCGATGGTATACGCGATCGCCTCCATCGCCTTCCTGTCGTTTCTCGTCTGGGCGCACCACATGTTCACGGTCGGCATGCCGCTGGCCGGTGAGCTGTTCTTCATGTACGCCACCATGCTGATTGCGGTGCCGACCGGTGTGAAGGTGTTCAACTGGGTGTCGACCATGTGGAGGGGATCGATGACCTTTGAAACCCCGATGCTGTTCGCGCTCGCCTTCGTGGTCTTGTTCACCATCGGTGGGTTCTCCGGGGTGATGCTGGCCCTCGTCCCTGCGGACTTCCAATATCAGGACACCTATTTCGTCGTGGCACATTTCCATTATGTGCTGGTCACCGGCGCCTTGTTCGCGATCATGGCGGCGGCTTACTACTGGTTGCCGAAGTGGACGGGGCACAGGTACAACGAGACGCTCGGCAAGTGGCACTTCTGGATGTCGGCCATCTTCGTGAACGTGCTGTTCTTCCCGCAGCATTTCCTGGGGCTGGCCGGCATGCCGCGTCGCATCCCGGACTATTCCATCCAGTTCGCGGAGTTCAATATGCTCTCCTCGCTGGGCGGCTTCGCCTTCGGCCTCACGCAGCTTCTGTTCGTCTATATCGTCATTCAGACGATCCGTGGCGGGGTGAAGGCGACCGATCAGGTATGGGAGGGTGCGGAAGGGTTGGAGTGGACGTTGTCGTCTCCACCGCCCTACCACAGTTTCACGACGGCGCCGGACGTCAAATGA
- a CDS encoding cytochrome c oxidase subunit 3 has translation MSEAHGGYYVPHSSHWPLVGSVGLTTMVVGFASYLNGAGFGMTMLLAGVAILVFMLFGWFGTVIREGEANLYDDQVDKSFRWGMSWFIFSEVMFFAAFFGALFYARTYSVPWLGGGDPGTHELLWQGYEATWPTNGPAKAGGDFSVLDPWKIPALNTLLLLSSGVTITIAHWALKKGSRGPLVLWMLATIALGATFLGFQVYEYGQAYSEHHNLTLHSGIYGSTFFMLTGFHGFHVTVGAIMLTVIMLRCVKGHFTPQQHFGFEAVAWYWHFVDVVWLGLFIFVYLL, from the coding sequence ATGAGTGAAGCGCATGGTGGCTATTATGTCCCCCACAGCAGTCATTGGCCGCTGGTGGGTTCAGTGGGCCTGACGACCATGGTGGTGGGTTTCGCGTCCTATCTCAATGGTGCCGGGTTTGGCATGACCATGCTGCTGGCGGGCGTGGCGATCCTCGTGTTCATGCTGTTCGGCTGGTTCGGCACGGTCATCCGCGAAGGCGAGGCAAACCTGTACGACGACCAGGTCGACAAATCATTCCGCTGGGGTATGAGTTGGTTCATCTTCTCGGAGGTGATGTTCTTCGCGGCCTTCTTCGGCGCACTGTTCTATGCGCGCACGTACTCGGTACCGTGGCTGGGTGGCGGCGATCCGGGTACCCATGAACTGCTCTGGCAGGGTTATGAGGCGACCTGGCCGACCAACGGCCCGGCCAAGGCCGGCGGCGATTTCAGCGTGCTCGATCCCTGGAAGATCCCGGCGCTGAACACGCTGTTGCTGCTGTCTTCGGGGGTGACCATTACCATCGCACACTGGGCGCTGAAGAAGGGCAGTCGCGGCCCGCTGGTGCTGTGGATGCTGGCGACGATCGCGCTGGGCGCGACCTTCCTCGGCTTCCAGGTCTACGAGTACGGTCAGGCCTACAGCGAGCACCACAACCTGACGCTGCACTCCGGTATCTACGGCTCGACATTCTTCATGCTGACCGGTTTCCACGGTTTCCACGTGACGGTCGGTGCAATCATGCTGACGGTCATCATGCTGCGCTGTGTGAAGGGACACTTCACGCCCCAGCAGCACTTCGGCTTCGAGGCCGTGGCCTGGTACTGGCACTTCGT